The region CTAACACTTGTTTCCATCCCTCTAAGGTTCGATTGAAACCATAAGAAAACCCATACTTATTCACAAGATATTCACAGTTTCCATCCCTCTAAGGTTCGATTGAAACCTATGCAATCTCTGATAAGCTTTATCATTCTCCTCAGTTTCCATCCCTCTAAGGTTCGATTGAAACTTTTTGCAGCAGCTGCAGCAATACAGGGTGCGCGCGGGTTTCCATCCCTCTAAGGTTCGATTGAAACCTCTGCCGATCGGATTGCTGCTGGCTCTTTGTCTGTGTTTCCATCCCTCTAAGGTTCGATTGAAACCCTTACTGCCAAAGGTACGCCTATTATGATTCCAAGGTTTCCATCCCTCTAAGGTTCGATTGAAACACCATTGTACTACTAAGTGACCTCACAACAAAATCATGTTTCCATCCCTCTAAGGTTCGATTGAAACTTGGTACGACTCAGAAAGAAGCTTAGAAAATTCGCGTTTCCATCCCTCTAAGGTTCGATTGAAACTTCAAGCATCACAAATTGGAAACTACGGAAGTAAGCGTTTCCATCCCTCTAAGGTTCGATTGAAACCGTAGTTGCCTTTTTCTGTTTTGACGATCTGCGCGTGTTTCCATCCCTCTAAGGTTCGATTGAAACAAGAAGATAAAAGAAACAGCAGAAAATGCAGAAGAAGTGTTTCCATCCCTCTAAGGTTCGATTGAAACGTATTTGCCGCTTGATCTCTCCAAAAACCTTCTCTTGTTTCCATCCCTCTAAGGTTCGATTGAAACGACGGTTGCTCTCTCACAAGAGCAAATCGCAGAAATGTTTCCATCCCTCTAAGGTTCGATTGAAACAGGTTGCCTTCAATGTAATTGTCTGCACGTTTTCTGGTTTCCATCCCTCTAAGGTTCGATTGAAACCCATAAAAGATTCTGTCGGTAATGTATATGAACAGATGTTTCCATCCCTCTAAGGTTCGATTGAAACAAGTTGAGAAGGGAGCGTTAGTTGAGGTACCAATTTAGTTTCCATCCCTCTAAGGTTCGATTGAAACTCCCAACAAATTGCTTACACTCAAAAGTGTTTTGAAGTTTCCATCCCTCTAAGGTTCGATTGAAACCATTTAGCTCAGCTGGTGTTAGCTTAAGCATTTCTAAGTTTCCATCCCTCTAAGGTTCGATTGAAACCAAAGAGGTACTTTTAAGTTGGTAGCGAAGAAGTATGTTTCCATCCCTCTAAGGTTCGATTGAAACAATCTAGGCAAAAGTTTTAAAAGAAATCCCAACCACAGTTTCCATCCCTCTAAGGTTCGATTGAAACCTTTTCCAAATGCGAAACTTATCTTACTTGGAGATTGTTTCCATCCCTCTAAGGTTCGATTGAAACATTTCCCCTTGTCGCTTGGTTTTGCGACGCGGTACTGTTTCCATCCCTCTAAGGTTCGATTGAAACTATATCGTCTCTTACATTTGTTGTCCAGTATGCTTTGTTTCCATCCCTCTAAGGTTCGATTGAAACTGAACACGATGAAAATAATAATCCTACACAATATTTAGTTTCCATCCCTCTAAGGTTCGATTGAAACTGCAAAATTCAGTTGCGCCAGATAAAGGCACACGTAGTTTCCATCCCTCTAAGGTTCGATTGAAACAATTAAGGCTAATGCAAGCCAAAGCTTCCTGCTTTTGTTTCCATCCCTCTAAGGTTCGATTGAAACCCAAACAGATTGGTTTAATGTTTCAACAATGTTTGATGTTTCCATCCCTCTAAGGTTCGATTGAAACGAAGTTGAGTATTATAAAAGAAAGTTAGAAAAGAGGGTTTCCATCCCTCTAAGGTTCGATTGAAACTATGAGCAAAACAACAACGACAGCACCAAGGACAAGTTTCCATCCCTCTAAGGTTCGATTGAAACCCATTTGGAAGAGGAGGTGTAATGAACGAATTGAGATGTTTCCATCCCTCTAAGGTTCGATTGAAACTCTATACCTATTCGAGTAACAAAGGAGGTATGAATAGTTTCCATCCCTCTAAGGTTCGATTGAAACTCTATACCTATTCGAGTAACAAAGGAGGTATGAATAGTTTCCATCCCTCTAAGGTTCGATTGAAACAATAAAACTAAAGGAGGTTAATATGAAAGAAATATAGTTTCCATCCCTCTAAGGTTCGATTGAAACTAGTAATTTCATTCTCAATGAATAAAAAGGAGGTGAGTTTCCATCCCTCTAAGGTTCGATTGAAACAGAGTCTACGAGTGGGTATGCAAAAACTATTCCAGTGTTTCCATCCCTCTAAGGTTCGATTGAAACAAAGCAACATGTTACCATTGCAGGGAACCACATTATAGTTTCCATCCCTCTAAGGTTCGATTGAAACTAAAAAATCGGTAGCGGGGATAGTTTTCATTCCTCAGTTTCCATCCCTCTAAGGTTCGATTGAAACAAGTTTTGTGCTGATTATTGATTGATGTACTAACCTGTTTCCATCCCTCTAAGGTTCGATTGAAACAGGAAAGACTTGCGATAGTAGAGGGAATATTGACTCGTTTCCATCCCTCTAAGGTTCGATTGAAACTTGCATACGCAGAAACATATTTCGGATACAACTTATAGTTTCCATCCCTCTAAGGTTCGATTGAAACACTATCGAAGTTTCTAGGTAAACTTTTTATGAACCAGTTTCCATCCCTCTAAGGTTCGATTGAAACTCGCTTTTTCTTTCTCCACACTTTCTTAAATAGGACGTTTCCATCCCTCTAAGGTTCGATTGAAACGTATTCACACTATTCATTTTATCACCTTCATGAAGGTTTCCATCCCTCTAAGGTTCGATTGAAACGTATTCACACTATTCATTTTATCACCTTCATGAAGGTTTCCATCCCTCTAAGGTTCGATTGAAACGAAAGCAAGCGGCACTAAAAGCCATAGCCGAAGCCAGTTTCCATCCCTCTAAGGTTCGATTGAAACTCTGTTCCAAAAACATTATTCATAGTTCAAGCAATTGTTTCCATCCCTCTAAGGTTCGATTGAAACTTAACGCAGTATATGAAGCTATTGCAAGAAAAAGAGAGTTTCCATCCCTCTAAGGTTCGATTGAAACGCAGGCATAAGCACCTGCCCTTCGGTCTTTGAAAAGTGTTTCCATCCCTCTAAGGTTCGATTGAAACTATAGTTATAGGAAAAATTGGCGAAGAAAATTACATGTTTCCATCCCTCTAAGGTTCGATTGAAACCACAAACAAGCATGACGGCGGTATATGAGTATGACCCAGTTTCCATCCCTCTAAGGTTCGATTGAAACCGATACTCTCAAAACCACCGAGTATCTGGAAGAATTGTTTCCATCCCTCTAAGGTTCGATTGAAACCAGGCAATGCTGACGTTATACGGTATCTACTCAGGCGCGTTTCCATCCCTCTAAGGTTCGATTGAAACTGGTATTCGTGAGATGATAGTTTCTGTTTTGGGTAGTTTCCATCCCTCTAAGGTTCGATTGAAACCCAAACAGATTGGTTTAATGTTTCAACAATGTTTGATGTTTCCATCCCTCTAAGGTTCGATTGAAACGAAGTTGAGTATTATAAAAGAAAGTTAGAAAAGAGGGTTTCCATCCCTCTAAGGTTCGATTGAAACTACATCTATTGGATCGTTGTTGATAGCTGGAATATAAGTTTCCATCCCTCTAAGGTTCGATTGAAACTCGGGTATCACGATCCGGTCGGGATCAGAATCCGAGTTTCCATCCCTCTAAGGTTCGATTGAAACGAAAGATCACCGCAAATGGAAGGATCATTGACGTCGGTTTCCATCCCTCTAAGGTTCGATTGAAACATGCACGTGGCTTGATGCAGATATCCCAACCAGCGCTGTTTCCATCCCTCTAAGGTTCGATTGAAACACACCACCTCAAAAGTTACTCCAAGATTAATTTATTGTTTCCATCCCTCTAAGGTTCGATTGAAACATTTGAAGGTGAAAACATGAAATTCGATTTAAACATGTTTCCATCCCTCTAAGGTTCGATTGAAACAATTCACGATAACGGATGATCCTGAAATTCTGCAGTGTTTCCATCCCTCTAAGGTTCGATTGAAACAGAAATTGTGAACATAGGCTCGCACAAAAAAAGGGGGTTTCCATCCCTCTAAGGTTCGATTGAAACCTTTTGAGCATCCTTACTGCTAAAGGTACCCCTATTAGTTTCCATCCCTCTAAGGTTCGATTGAAACTACCATTATCCAGAGATTCCGGGATTTTAAAAAATAGTTTCCATCCCTCTAAGGTTCGATTGAAACTTAGCACTGTTTTGATTTAGTAAGAACAACTTACCTGTTTCCATCCCTCTAAGGTTCGATTGAAACAAGTTACATTTTGCAGTACTTCAAAATCCTGCTCTGAGTTTCCATCCCTCTAAGGTTCGATTGAAACTCCAAGCCTAGCCGCCTACCTATGTCATGTATCGCTGTTTCCATCCCTCTAAGGTTCGATTGAAACCTGGCTATACCAAGTTTTGTAAATATGCTCAACCAGAGTTTCCATCCCTCTAAGGTTCGATTGAAACGAATTCCACGGCCTTTTCTCGTATTTCGGATATAGTTGTTTCCATCCCTCTAAGGTTCGATTGAAACCAGGGTTTAGAAGTGCTCAAGAATGCACATATTGAAGTTTCCATCCCTCTAAGGTTCGATTGAAACTTGATCAACATTGCGACGCCTGAAGTTCCAATCATGTTTCCATCCCTCTAAGGTTCGATTGAAACATGGAGCTTTACAGTGCGCGACGTGTTGAAAGAGCTGTTTCCATCCCTCTAAGGTTCGATTGAAACTTTGGGCGATATTTGAAGGGGGTAGAAAAATGACGAGTTTCCATCCCTCTAAGGTTCGATTGAAACGTATCCGATAGACAAGCCATTTAGTGCGCCTTGCTTGTTTCCATCCCTCTAAGGTTCGATTGAAACAAGAAGAGCAAGCCGAGCCGCCAGAAGAAAAACATAGTTTCCATCCCTCTAAGGTTCGATTGAAACAATTTACCCCCTCTGATGAAGATTATGAGTGGTTTTGTTTCCATCCCTCTAAGGTTCGATTGAAACCTTTCTTAAACAGGACTAATATTGTTTCAGCTGGCGAGTTTCCATCCCTCTAAGGTTCGATTGAAACTACTTCTGTTGCAAATTTTTCCAACACGCCCTCCCATGTTTCCATCCCTCTAAGGTTCGATTGAAACTAGATGCTGCCGCGGTTATAGATTTCTTTCAAAATAGTTTCCATCCCTCTAAGGTTCGATTGAAACTGTGCTGGCGACATTTCTTTACCTAATTCTTCTGCGTTTCCATCCCTCTAAGGTTCGATTGAAACAAGGTAAAGTGTTAAATGCACGAAATAAAGAGCTAAGTTTCCATCCCTCTAAGGTTCGATTGAAACCTAAATACGAAGACAGAATACAAGTTATAAAAGCATAGTTTCCATCCCTCTAAGGTTCGATTGAAACCGGGTTAAAATCATCTGTGTTTATTCCATATGTACTTTGTTTCCATCCCTCTAAGGTTCGATTGAAACCAAATAATATACACAAGTCCAACAAAGGGATATGATTGTTTCCATCCCTCTAAGGTTCGATTGAAACAAAGGGACATGTGTTATTGGCAAGTACCGAGAGGTGGTTTCCATCCCTCTAAGGTTCGATTGAAACTGAAATTGATCCAGAAACAAAGGAACTAACTCTGTTGTTTCCATCCCTCTAAGGTTCGATTGAAACCCATAAGATACTGAATAAATAATAATCCCCAGAAACAGATTTGTCAATAAATATTATACTATATGGCATACGGGAATGTATAAAGGCAAGCATTAAAAGCAGGAAAATTTATAAAGGCACATAGTAAAAAATGTACGGGGAAAAATTACCTATTGGAGGTTTTAGAAAAAAAGGCGATTTTGGGGGTGTTTGTTAACAAATCTTAGAAATTCAAGTGAAATGTCACAAGGTTATTGAATACAATCTTAATAAAAATTATTCAATCCACAAATTGCTATTCTATATAATAATTCACAAGTTTAGAATTATTTAATTTATAAATCTATCAATCACTTTTCTTGAGTAATTCTCATCTATTATGCCAGGTTTTTCATGTATTTGTTTCTTCACTTTTGCAAAATGATGAATTAATAAGTGTTAAGTTTAATCAAAAAATCATCAGTTCCTGACTCCTTTGAAAACCAGTGTATTCGTCATACCAATAATTGAGGTTATCTTTTGTAACGAGCAAAAAACCATTTTCCATCAACAGAGCTCCTCTTAAATCTTCGCTTTTCAACGGTACATCTATCGTATAGAGAGACATCTGTCTTATTAATTCTGAAATCTGTGCCAGTTTTTCAAATTTTTCCATTTTGCTGTTCAGGGTCTCATTTAATTTTTTTCTCAAAAATTGCGCAGATTCATCATATTCTATAAACACCGGGACTGTATCATATCTTTTTTCTATCAATTTGAATTTTGAGGATATTTCTTCAAATTTTAATAGCCGAAGTTGTTCTGTTAGATTTTCACGATCAGTATTTCCCCTTTCTTTAACCATATTGAAGTATCTTGAGACGATCTCTGGGAATTCTTTTTCCTCGAATTCTTTTTTTGATGAGAGCAATTCCCTTGTCATATCAAGTAGAAAATGATCGTACACATATGAAGCAAAACTTCTATTTCTTTCTTTGTCAATGGCACGATAAATGTGTGCGGATGAAATAGGAGTTTCGAAGTTCCTGTTGCATCTTCCTGCTACTTGAATAACGCTGTCTATCGGGCCTTCATCTCTTATAATTTTATTGAAAGAAAGATCCACACCGGCTTCTATTACTTGAGTACTTATGCATATTATTCCTTGATTTTTCAATTTCTTAAGTCCGCTGACTCTTTCTAATCTTTGCTTGGGAATAACGTTTGAAGATAGATAAACTAATTTGCTTATATCAATGGTTGATCTCAGATGATTAAAAAGCTCTTTAGATTGTCTTATTGTGTTCACAACAACAAGTAACCTTTGATTTTTTTCCAAACACTTGTTTGCTTCTTCTTCCACTTGTTTCATGAAAGATGGGTAATCTATTTCTCCACAATAATGAATTCTGGTTCTGTTGAGCTTTGAATTGTAATTTTTATTTATGAGCTCTCTGGTTTTTGTTATGATCATAGGTTGGGTAGCGGTAGAGAATATTATTTTGGTGCCAAATTCGCTGAGGCAACTTAGAATATCAGCCAGAGGATTCCAGTATTTGTGAGGAATCGATTGAACTTCGTCAAGTATTATCGTCGCGTTGAGAAGTTTATAGAAAAACGGCACTCTTTTACTTGTTAGAAGTGATTCGAATAAACCTACAAAGGTTGTGACTACTATCTGAGAATGCCAGCTTTCTATCAGAACCTTCTGAATAGCTTTTTCGCCGTATATGTCTTCTTCGTATTTTGGATTAGCCAGATGATGATAAGGTAGTATTGTACTTGCATCAAATTCTGTATCTTGCATTATTTTCTGAAAAGTTTCCACAGTCTGGTCTATTATGTTTATGAATGGTAAAGCATAGACAATTAGAGATTCATCTGATAAAGATAAAGCTACTTTCAGGTTAGCCAGAGTTTTTCCAAGACCAGTAGGAGCTGTGATTGAGTATATTTTTGAATCATCTAAATATTTGAGCGAGTTGTCCAGATCAATGTGAAATTCCTTTCTCAGAGAATAAAGTGGATTATCTTCTGGTATTGCGTGCATGTATTTTCTCAAGTTTTCAAGCGTCAATCGAGTTTTTAAAATTAAGGGAGTATCATGCAATGCAGCATCTTCATGATCTGAAGAAACCAGGATGGAAAGCAGCGTATGTACAAAAAGATAATCTTTCAGTGAAAAAGGTCGGAAAAAATTGAGCTTTGCTACGTCTTTTTCTAATTTACCGTAAATTTCACTAATTTTTGGAGTTACCTGAGTATTCAATTTTGATTCAACCCAGTCAATGAACTCTTTTGGAATAGAACTCATCTGTTTTTCAAGAGCCTCGAGATTTTCTCCAAAAGCCTGAAAATCTTTCATTGATTCATGATGACATCTTACGACAAAATATGCAAATGATGCATACTTCGGTTCAAATCCTGTATTTTTTGCTATGTGGTAGGTAATGATTGAAGAAAGGGGGGCATGACTTACATGCACCCCTTTTTTCGAAGATGTTATATATTTTTGGAATCCTGAAGATGCTTTGGCAAAGTCGTGGCAAAGAGCACATATCTCGATTAGTTTTATAGCATCTTTCTCAGTTATACCAAAATTGTTCCATTTGATTGAATTTGCTTTTTCCAGAGCTCTTTTTTTAACTCCATTAATATGGTCCAGCAACAATCTTTCCGGGTGTGACTTTAATCCATCCAGCATATGTTTTCATCAAGCTCCTCTATTCTGAAAATGTTTGGATGCTTGATAACCTCCAGAGGCCTGGCATTCTTTTCGACCCAGTATGATGCGAAAGCAACAGGGTGCCTTTCATCGTCCATGTTAAGGACCATTTGTTCTCTAAGTAAAATAGAATTTTCTTGCGGCTGAATACGAATTCCATCGGTAATTTTTAGAACCGAATGCACCACCACTGGAGGAAAAACTGATTTTGCCTCGAAAACGCCAACGTGGCTGATTTTTGCTATAAATTGAGCCTGACCAAGATATGGAGTGAAAACACATGTGTTATTTTCGAGATGGTTTCTCAATTGGTCGAATTGTGAAAATTCAGAAACGTAGATTCTATAAACAGGTTCTTTGATCAATTCAAGTATAATCTGTGTTCTCTGATTTTTGCCTGATTTTGTTTCAGCATAATTAACACCCATCGTTGTTTTTCTGATAGGAACGAGTACTCTAAGGGCTATGTGAGCATTATCGAAAATTCTCAAGTGTTTACTGAATTGAGTAGCCTCATTTTGTATACCCATGATAGCTCCAAGCAAACCGCATATAGATGTCCTTGGAGGAAAGTTATAGGATGTTGAACTACTTGTTGTGTAATTTCTCCTGAAAAGCGCATATTTACCCTTTACATCGAAAACAATTACCTTCATTGTAGTGCCACTGCCCTTAATCCAAGATTGTCAAGCTCGTTTTTCAAGATTATATCTTCGCCGTTTTTCACCAGTTTCAACCTTCCATCTTCTTTGTATTCAATGTGGTCTATTTTTTCTTTATTTTGACTTAGTTTTGTGAGTAATTCTGATATATCAAGTTTGATTTGAGCAGTATCTCTTATACTCTTTTCTTCGATATCACTCAACAACTTTATGTAGGAATCAAGTTCGCCTATGTGATAATTGATACCTTCTTTATAAACAACTCTTAGCAGTAATCTTGGGTTGTGTTCCATTTTTGAGCGGGTTATAAGATTTTTAGTTCCATTCCACATTGCGTTGAGAAGCTTTTTAATATCTTCTTCAGTTAATTTTGTTATTTTCGCGGCGTTTTCATTCGCTATCCCATAAAAGCATATGAGGGCGTACGGAATCAGGTATTCTTCTCTGAAACTTCTCTGCTGGGCCTGCTCTCCGCTTGTAAAAGCAGCTGTACCCTGCTGAAAAACGACTTTTACTGCGTGTAATGATGTGCCGGGTCTGAATTGAACAGGGCCTGTGAAAGATGTGTCGGCCTGTTTTGATATGGGTA is a window of Pseudothermotoga elfii DSM 9442 = NBRC 107921 DNA encoding:
- a CDS encoding CRISPR-associated helicase/endonuclease Cas3, whose translation is MLDGLKSHPERLLLDHINGVKKRALEKANSIKWNNFGITEKDAIKLIEICALCHDFAKASSGFQKYITSSKKGVHVSHAPLSSIITYHIAKNTGFEPKYASFAYFVVRCHHESMKDFQAFGENLEALEKQMSSIPKEFIDWVESKLNTQVTPKISEIYGKLEKDVAKLNFFRPFSLKDYLFVHTLLSILVSSDHEDAALHDTPLILKTRLTLENLRKYMHAIPEDNPLYSLRKEFHIDLDNSLKYLDDSKIYSITAPTGLGKTLANLKVALSLSDESLIVYALPFINIIDQTVETFQKIMQDTEFDASTILPYHHLANPKYEEDIYGEKAIQKVLIESWHSQIVVTTFVGLFESLLTSKRVPFFYKLLNATIILDEVQSIPHKYWNPLADILSCLSEFGTKIIFSTATQPMIITKTRELINKNYNSKLNRTRIHYCGEIDYPSFMKQVEEEANKCLEKNQRLLVVVNTIRQSKELFNHLRSTIDISKLVYLSSNVIPKQRLERVSGLKKLKNQGIICISTQVIEAGVDLSFNKIIRDEGPIDSVIQVAGRCNRNFETPISSAHIYRAIDKERNRSFASYVYDHFLLDMTRELLSSKKEFEEKEFPEIVSRYFNMVKERGNTDRENLTEQLRLLKFEEISSKFKLIEKRYDTVPVFIEYDESAQFLRKKLNETLNSKMEKFEKLAQISELIRQMSLYTIDVPLKSEDLRGALLMENGFLLVTKDNLNYWYDEYTGFQRSQELMIF
- the cas5b gene encoding type I-B CRISPR-associated protein Cas5b, which encodes MKVIVFDVKGKYALFRRNYTTSSSTSYNFPPRTSICGLLGAIMGIQNEATQFSKHLRIFDNAHIALRVLVPIRKTTMGVNYAETKSGKNQRTQIILELIKEPVYRIYVSEFSQFDQLRNHLENNTCVFTPYLGQAQFIAKISHVGVFEAKSVFPPVVVHSVLKITDGIRIQPQENSILLREQMVLNMDDERHPVAFASYWVEKNARPLEVIKHPNIFRIEELDENICWMD
- the cas7b gene encoding type I-B CRISPR-associated protein Cas7/Csh2 — translated: MNSRSEILFLYDVKWANPNGDPLDENKPRIDEETEKCIVSDVRLKRTIRDELQENGEIIWVSGESVNPDKRRGELGIKDKTDALKCIDVRLFGAVIPISKQADTSFTGPVQFRPGTSLHAVKVVFQQGTAAFTSGEQAQQRSFREEYLIPYALICFYGIANENAAKITKLTEEDIKKLLNAMWNGTKNLITRSKMEHNPRLLLRVVYKEGINYHIGELDSYIKLLSDIEEKSIRDTAQIKLDISELLTKLSQNKEKIDHIEYKEDGRLKLVKNGEDIILKNELDNLGLRAVALQ